Proteins from a genomic interval of Spea bombifrons isolate aSpeBom1 chromosome 4, aSpeBom1.2.pri, whole genome shotgun sequence:
- the LOC128492132 gene encoding nodal homolog: protein MVVLSAALCFTLTYLVQGLPSFLERGENMVNFPDLGLGSKLFSTFPGKRNPQDIKFPFYMMQLYQTLSNGGHPDFSTHEPPALPDYDTVLNLFAKDCSVKDNHWVLSFDMSSISNTNDLKLAQLRIQLPSGHTSHNVTVKIYHSKEGQEKMYLGTFTTDLSASQSSSWKIVNLTDIIQRYLNQLDRQFYRDYAEAKMKDGRAMDTSSRENVDNAHLPYISTERVMLVVFAKEKPTNNRSGFSSLIKTVESSKYVALEKLTKLPGIKRHRRNRIENHPLFANNVPPKPMEVGKPLCRRVDMMVDFKSIGWDSWIVHPRKYNAYRCEGACPIPLNETFKPTNHAYMKSVVKLHHPERVECPACIPVKMSPLSMLYYEGSDVVLRHHEDMVVEECGCS, encoded by the exons ATGGTTGTGCTAAGTGCCGCCCTGTGTTTCACTCTCACGTACCTCGTCCAGGGATTACCCTCTTTTCTAGAGAGAGGGGAGAACATGGTCAATTTTCCCGATCTTGGTCTGGGATCAAAGTTATTTTCCACCTTTCCTGGAAAAAGGAATCCCCAGGATATAAAGTTCCCGTTCTACATGATGCAACTCTACCAAACTCTTAGCAATGGCGGCCATCCAGACTTCTCCACACATGAACCGCCTGCCCTTCCAGACTACGATACTGTTCTCAACCTGTTTGCAAAAG ATTGCTCCGTAAAGGATAATCATTGGGTTTTGTCCTTTGACATGTCCTCCATATCCAACACCAATGACTTGAAGTTGGCCCAGTTAAGAATTCAACTTCCATCTGGTCATACATCCCACAATGTGACGGTGAAAATCTACCACAGCAAGGAAGGTCAGGAGAAGATGTATTTAGGGACTTTTACCACCGATCTTTCTGCTTCCCAAAGCTCTTCCTGGAAAATTGTTAATCTTACCGATATAATTCAGCGCTACCTCAACCAACTAGACAGGCAGTTTTACAGAGACTATGCTGAGGCTAAAATGAAAGATGGAAGGGCTATGGACACCAGCAGTAGAGAAAACGTAGACAATGCACACCTGCCCTACATCTCGACAGAGAGAGTTATGTTGGTGGTGTTTGCCAAGGAAAAGCCTACAAATAACCGTTCTGGGTTTTCCAGCCTCATCAAAACAGTCGAGTCATCTAAGTATGTTGCTCTTGAGAAACTCACTAAATTACCTGGTATAAAGAGACACAGGAGAAACAGAATTGAGAATCATCCCCTTTTCGCAAACAACGTGCCTCCTAAACCGATGGAGGTCGGGAAACCTCTGTGTCGGAGGGTGGACATGATGGTAGACTTTAAGAGTATCGGATGGGACAGCTGGATCGTCCATCCCCGGAAATATAATGCATACAGGTGTGAAGGTGCCTGCCCTATCCCACTGAACGAAACCTTCAAGCCAACGAATCACGCCTATATGAAG AGCGTGGTTAAGCTGCATCACCCTGAACGAGTGGAATGTCCAGCCTGCATCCCAGTCAAGATGAGTCCATTGTCCATGCTGTATTATGAAGGCAGTGACGTCGTTCTGAGGCATCATGAAGACATGGTTGTTGAGGAATGTGGATGCAGCTGA